One genomic window of Gammaproteobacteria bacterium includes the following:
- a CDS encoding HAD family hydrolase, whose translation MPDLKAIIFDVDGTLADTERDGHRVAFNCAFSNEGLGWNWTPELYGELLAVTGGKERIQFYINNHSPDFMPSNGNLKSFIAGLHASKTRYYVQLLKEGKIPLRVGVKRLIADAREQGVRLAIATTTTPENVTALLESTLGAESLSWFEVIAAGDIVPAKKPDPAIYHYALEQLNLEPDECMAIEDSVNGIKSSLGANLKTVITVNTYTENSDFSGASLVISDMGEELDPFKLLDGYAKGARYLDVSLLREIMNQ comes from the coding sequence ATGCCTGATTTGAAAGCAATAATTTTTGATGTGGACGGTACTCTAGCTGATACTGAACGTGACGGTCATCGCGTTGCATTTAACTGTGCTTTCAGTAATGAGGGTTTGGGTTGGAATTGGACACCTGAACTGTATGGTGAATTGCTTGCAGTCACAGGAGGTAAAGAGCGCATTCAGTTTTATATAAATAATCACAGCCCTGACTTTATGCCCTCAAATGGTAATCTAAAGAGTTTTATTGCTGGGCTGCATGCATCAAAAACACGTTATTATGTGCAGTTATTAAAAGAAGGAAAGATTCCTTTAAGAGTGGGTGTAAAGCGACTCATTGCTGATGCTCGTGAGCAAGGAGTTCGTTTAGCTATTGCAACCACGACAACACCTGAAAATGTGACCGCATTATTGGAAAGTACGTTGGGAGCAGAATCTTTATCATGGTTTGAGGTTATTGCTGCGGGTGATATCGTTCCGGCCAAAAAACCAGACCCTGCTATTTACCATTACGCATTGGAGCAGCTCAATTTGGAGCCTGATGAGTGTATGGCTATTGAAGATTCAGTCAATGGAATCAAATCATCCTTAGGTGCTAATCTCAAGACGGTTATTACCGTGAATACTTATACTGAAAACAGTGATTTTTCAGGTGCATCGCTTGTTATCAGTGATATGGGTGAAGAGCTGGATCCATTTAAATTGTTGGATGGCTACGCAAAAGGCGCTAGGTATCTTGATGTCTCTCTGCTTCGAGAAATAATGAACCAGTAG